The following are encoded in a window of Sinomonas cyclohexanicum genomic DNA:
- a CDS encoding DUF4233 domain-containing protein: protein MARLTKAQREWRPGMPRQRRSVRVMFASILLLTEAFVVFFTTLVVFGLRGRELGAGPVLGGGLGLVAVFILACAVVSRPWGMWLAWALQAVLVLLGFLEPMMFVVGAVLLVTWFFAIRTGARLDRENVQRDRDQAEWERTHPDEA from the coding sequence ATGGCGAGGCTCACGAAGGCCCAGCGCGAGTGGCGTCCGGGCATGCCCAGGCAGCGCAGGTCGGTGCGGGTGATGTTCGCCTCGATCCTGCTGCTGACGGAGGCGTTCGTCGTGTTCTTCACGACTCTGGTGGTCTTCGGGCTGCGCGGGCGTGAGCTGGGCGCCGGCCCGGTCCTCGGGGGCGGCCTCGGCCTAGTGGCGGTGTTCATCCTGGCCTGCGCTGTCGTCTCGCGTCCTTGGGGCATGTGGCTCGCGTGGGCCCTGCAGGCGGTCCTCGTCCTGCTCGGCTTCCTCGAGCCGATGATGTTCGTGGTCGGCGCCGTGCTGCTCGTCACGTGGTTCTTCGCGATCCGCACGGGTGCGCGCCTCGACCGGGAGAATGTCCAGCGTGACCGGGACCAGGCCGAGTGGGAGCGCACGCACCCAGACGAAGCCTGA
- a CDS encoding bifunctional folylpolyglutamate synthase/dihydrofolate synthase, whose translation MSAEPTTVEEVYAILLGRAPENKMEPRLAPLFRAMDVLGEPNRAFPIVHITGTNGKTSTARMIEAGLRAHGLRTGRYTSPHLSRVTERISIDGAPVPDATFVRIWNEIAPYLAIVDGELEETGQPRLTYFECVTILGFAVFADEPVDVAVIEVGLGGITDATNVGDGAVSVVTPISLDHTDLLGDTVEDIAREKAGIIKPGGFLVSAAQPAGAAQVLLDRARELGVPCRFEGIEFGVESRALAVGGQIVTVQGLAGRYEDLAVPLHGAHQAENAAVAVAALEAFLGGGEKELSIDLLREGFAEVSSPGRLEVIRTSPTIIVDAAHNPDGIRVSARALQEAFDFSGLAVVLGVLREKDAEEILTTLKEEFAELPVEYCFTQSASPRAIPAEELAELALDLGFDEDVVHVEEKLDDAIEYAVERADATGDFGGGVLITGSITVVGEARILLGKDAA comes from the coding sequence ATGAGCGCCGAGCCGACCACGGTCGAGGAGGTCTACGCGATCCTCCTCGGCCGCGCCCCGGAGAACAAGATGGAGCCGCGGCTCGCCCCGCTGTTCCGCGCGATGGACGTGCTCGGCGAGCCGAACAGGGCGTTCCCGATCGTCCACATCACGGGCACGAACGGCAAGACCTCCACCGCGCGCATGATCGAGGCGGGCCTGCGCGCCCATGGGCTGCGCACCGGCCGCTACACGAGCCCCCACCTGAGCCGGGTGACCGAGCGGATCAGCATCGACGGCGCGCCCGTTCCCGACGCGACGTTCGTGCGGATCTGGAACGAGATCGCGCCGTACCTCGCCATCGTGGATGGCGAGCTCGAGGAAACGGGGCAGCCTCGCCTGACGTACTTCGAGTGCGTCACGATCCTCGGCTTCGCCGTCTTCGCCGACGAGCCCGTGGACGTGGCCGTCATCGAAGTGGGGCTCGGCGGGATCACCGACGCGACCAACGTGGGCGACGGCGCCGTCTCCGTGGTCACGCCCATCTCCCTCGACCACACCGATCTCCTCGGCGACACGGTCGAGGACATCGCCCGCGAGAAGGCCGGGATCATCAAGCCCGGCGGGTTCCTCGTCAGCGCCGCCCAGCCGGCCGGCGCTGCCCAGGTGCTCCTGGACAGGGCCCGCGAGCTGGGGGTCCCCTGCCGGTTCGAAGGCATCGAGTTCGGCGTCGAGTCCCGCGCGCTCGCCGTCGGGGGCCAGATCGTGACTGTCCAGGGCCTCGCGGGGCGCTACGAGGACCTCGCGGTCCCGCTCCACGGCGCCCACCAGGCGGAGAACGCAGCGGTCGCCGTCGCGGCCCTCGAGGCATTCCTCGGCGGGGGAGAGAAGGAGCTCAGCATCGACCTGCTCCGCGAGGGCTTCGCCGAGGTCAGCTCGCCCGGCCGCCTCGAGGTCATCCGGACGTCCCCGACGATCATCGTCGACGCCGCCCACAACCCGGACGGGATCCGCGTCAGCGCCCGGGCGCTCCAGGAGGCCTTCGACTTCTCCGGCCTCGCGGTGGTGCTCGGCGTGCTCCGGGAGAAGGACGCAGAGGAGATCCTGACCACGCTCAAGGAGGAGTTCGCCGAGCTCCCCGTCGAGTACTGCTTCACCCAGTCTGCCTCCCCGCGCGCTATCCCGGCCGAGGAGCTCGCCGAGCTGGCCCTCGACCTGGGCTTCGACGAGGACGTGGTCCACGTGGAGGAGAAGCTCGACGACGCGATCGAGTACGCGGTCGAGCGTGCCGACGCGACCGGGGACTTCGGCGGCGGTGTGCTCATCACGGGCTCGATCACCGTGGTCGGCGAGGCCCGCATCCTGCTCGGGAAGGACGCCGCATGA
- the ileS gene encoding isoleucine--tRNA ligase: MSVYPKATAVPARGATSPDQQGTAAPASVRFPELEERILAYWDADGTFQASIDNRDAGRDGANEFVFYDGPPFANGLPHYGHLLTGYAKDLVARYQTQRGKRVERRFGWDTHGLPAELEAMKQLGMAQKSEIDEMGIDKFNDACRASVLKYTHEWEAYVKRQARWVDFENDYKTLNVEYMESVIWAFKTLHEKGLTYSGYRVLPYCWNDETPLSNHELRMDDDVYKDRQDQTVTVTFPLLAGDSAASKELAGVLALAWTTTPWTLPTNAALAVGPGVRYAVVPLGPAELKAPGVSDFPAGTRFLLAEDLLGSYAKDLGYESAEEASAAVERTYAGTDLEGIRYEPLWDYFTNTETYGTGKAWQILVADYVTTTDGTGIVHQAPAYGEDDQKVCEAAGIPVILSVDDGARFLPLFGTRDDAPLKDIVGLQVFEANKPITRVLREQGRLVKQASYVHSYPHCWRCRNPLIYRAVSSWFVEVTKIKDRMLELNEQITWIPGNVKHGQFGKWLENARDWSISRNRYWGSPIPVWVSDNPECPRTDVYGSLAELEADFGRLPLNHEGKPDLHRPFIDELVRPNPDDPTGQSTMRRVPDVLDVWFDSGSMPYAQVHYPHENQEWFETHNPGDFIVEYIGQTRGWFYTLHILATALFDRPAFRNVISHGIVLGSDGQKMSKSLRNYPDVSEVLDRDGSDAMRWFLMASPILRGGNLIVTEQGIRDGVRQVILPLWNVYSFFTMYANAASSAGGAGYDATLRYDGYTDPLDRYLMAETGRLVAGMQQHLDAYDISNACDVLREYLDMLTNWYVRRSRQRFFDEDADAFDALYTALEAICRAAAPLLPLVAEEIWRGLTGGRSVHLTDWPDASLFGDDAALVAQMDRTQAVCSAGSSLRKAAKLRVRLPLKALTVVVPDAAALAGSEAVIADELNLKAVRLLDAAEASEEEFGIERKLVVNARAAGPRLGKGVQQAIKGAKSGDWSVAEDGTITAGGLALEPSEYTLETVVDAAKAGEHAAVAMLPGGGFVVLDTEVTPELEAEGLARDLVRTVQQARKDADLEVSDRIRTSITARKHVISAAEAHADLLKGETLTLELELLVADVEPTALVERVEHRQVDAR; this comes from the coding sequence GTGAGCGTGTACCCCAAGGCCACAGCAGTTCCAGCACGAGGCGCGACGAGCCCCGACCAGCAGGGCACCGCGGCGCCGGCCAGCGTGCGCTTCCCCGAGCTCGAGGAGCGAATCCTCGCGTACTGGGATGCGGACGGCACCTTCCAGGCCTCCATCGACAACCGCGACGCCGGCCGCGACGGCGCCAACGAGTTCGTCTTCTACGACGGGCCGCCCTTCGCCAATGGCCTGCCGCACTACGGGCACCTGCTCACCGGCTACGCCAAGGACCTCGTGGCCCGCTACCAGACTCAGCGCGGCAAGCGCGTCGAGCGCCGCTTCGGATGGGACACCCACGGTCTGCCGGCCGAGCTCGAGGCGATGAAGCAGCTCGGCATGGCCCAGAAGTCCGAGATCGACGAGATGGGCATCGACAAGTTCAACGACGCCTGCCGCGCCTCGGTGCTGAAGTACACCCACGAGTGGGAGGCGTACGTCAAGCGCCAGGCACGCTGGGTGGACTTCGAGAACGACTACAAGACGCTCAACGTCGAGTACATGGAGTCCGTGATCTGGGCATTCAAGACGCTCCATGAGAAGGGGCTCACCTACAGCGGGTACCGCGTGCTGCCGTACTGCTGGAACGACGAGACGCCGCTGTCCAACCACGAGCTGCGCATGGACGACGACGTCTACAAGGACCGCCAGGACCAGACAGTCACCGTGACGTTCCCGCTGCTGGCCGGCGACTCCGCGGCCTCCAAGGAACTCGCCGGGGTCCTCGCCCTCGCCTGGACGACGACGCCCTGGACCCTGCCGACCAACGCGGCGCTCGCCGTCGGGCCTGGGGTGCGCTACGCCGTCGTGCCTCTGGGTCCCGCGGAACTGAAGGCGCCGGGTGTGTCCGACTTCCCCGCGGGGACGCGGTTCCTCCTCGCCGAGGACCTCCTCGGCTCCTACGCGAAGGACCTCGGCTACGAGAGCGCCGAGGAGGCCTCCGCCGCCGTCGAGCGCACCTACGCGGGCACGGACCTCGAGGGGATCCGCTACGAGCCGCTGTGGGACTACTTCACCAACACGGAGACCTACGGCACGGGCAAGGCGTGGCAGATCCTCGTCGCGGACTATGTCACCACGACGGACGGCACGGGCATCGTCCACCAGGCACCGGCCTATGGCGAGGACGACCAGAAGGTCTGCGAGGCCGCCGGCATCCCGGTGATCCTCTCCGTGGACGACGGCGCGCGCTTCCTTCCGCTGTTCGGAACCCGGGACGACGCCCCCCTCAAGGACATCGTGGGGCTGCAGGTCTTCGAGGCGAACAAGCCGATCACGCGGGTGCTGCGCGAGCAGGGCCGCCTCGTGAAGCAGGCCAGCTACGTGCACAGCTACCCGCACTGCTGGCGGTGCCGCAACCCCCTGATCTACCGCGCCGTCTCAAGCTGGTTCGTCGAGGTCACCAAGATCAAGGACCGTATGCTCGAGCTCAACGAGCAGATCACCTGGATCCCGGGCAACGTCAAGCACGGCCAGTTCGGCAAGTGGCTCGAGAACGCCCGGGACTGGTCGATCAGCCGCAACCGCTATTGGGGCTCGCCCATCCCCGTGTGGGTCTCGGACAACCCCGAATGCCCGCGCACCGACGTCTACGGCTCGCTGGCCGAGCTCGAGGCCGACTTCGGCCGGCTCCCGCTCAACCACGAGGGCAAGCCGGACCTCCACCGGCCCTTCATCGACGAGCTCGTCCGGCCCAATCCGGATGACCCCACGGGCCAGTCCACGATGCGCCGCGTCCCCGACGTCCTGGACGTCTGGTTCGACTCCGGGTCGATGCCGTACGCCCAGGTCCATTACCCGCACGAGAACCAGGAGTGGTTCGAGACCCACAACCCGGGCGACTTCATCGTCGAGTACATCGGGCAGACCCGCGGCTGGTTCTACACGCTGCACATCCTGGCGACCGCCCTGTTCGACCGGCCGGCGTTCCGGAACGTGATCAGCCACGGGATCGTGCTCGGCTCGGACGGCCAGAAGATGTCCAAGAGCCTGCGAAACTACCCGGACGTCTCGGAGGTCCTCGACCGCGACGGCTCTGACGCGATGCGCTGGTTCCTCATGGCCAGCCCGATCCTGCGCGGCGGCAACCTCATCGTCACCGAGCAGGGCATTCGCGACGGCGTGCGCCAGGTCATCCTGCCGCTGTGGAACGTGTACAGCTTCTTCACGATGTACGCGAACGCCGCCAGCTCTGCTGGAGGCGCGGGCTACGACGCGACCCTGCGCTACGACGGCTACACGGACCCGCTGGACCGGTACCTCATGGCCGAGACGGGCCGCCTCGTGGCGGGCATGCAGCAGCACCTCGACGCGTACGACATCTCCAACGCGTGCGACGTGCTGCGCGAGTACCTGGATATGCTCACGAACTGGTACGTGCGCAGGTCTCGGCAGCGGTTCTTCGATGAGGACGCGGACGCGTTCGACGCGCTGTACACGGCGCTCGAGGCGATCTGCCGTGCCGCGGCCCCGCTCCTGCCCCTCGTGGCGGAGGAGATCTGGCGCGGCCTCACCGGCGGCCGCTCGGTCCACCTGACCGACTGGCCGGACGCGTCCCTGTTCGGTGACGACGCCGCGCTCGTGGCGCAGATGGACCGCACCCAGGCGGTGTGCTCGGCGGGGTCGTCGCTGCGCAAGGCTGCGAAGCTGAGGGTGAGGCTGCCGCTGAAGGCGCTCACCGTCGTCGTGCCCGATGCCGCAGCACTCGCGGGGTCCGAGGCAGTTATCGCCGACGAGCTCAACCTCAAGGCCGTCCGGCTGCTCGACGCGGCCGAGGCGAGCGAGGAGGAATTCGGGATCGAGCGCAAGCTCGTCGTGAACGCCCGCGCCGCGGGCCCCCGCCTCGGCAAGGGGGTGCAGCAGGCCATCAAGGGCGCCAAGTCCGGAGACTGGTCGGTGGCCGAGGACGGGACGATCACCGCGGGTGGACTGGCCCTCGAGCCGAGCGAGTACACGCTCGAGACGGTCGTGGACGCGGCCAAGGCCGGCGAGCACGCCGCCGTCGCCATGCTGCCCGGCGGAGGCTTCGTGGTCCTCGACACCGAGGTGACCCCCGAGCTCGAGGCCGAGGGCCTTGCCCGCGATCTGGTCCGTACGGTCCAGCAGGCCCGCAAGGACGCCGACCTGGAGGTGAGCGACCGGATCCGCACGAGCATCACCGCCAGGAAGCACGTGATCTCCGCGGCCGAGGCGCACGCCGATCTCCTCAAGGGCGAGACGCTCACGCTCGAGCTCGAGCTGCTCGTGGCGGACGTCGAGCCGACCGCGCTCGTGGAGCGCGTCGAGCACCGGCAGGTGGACGCCCGATGA
- a CDS encoding vitamin K epoxide reductase family protein, translating into MTPQTSASRPSAASPEAPAEEHRPHPMSRTRPFAWLLLVTSVVGWLASGELVLEKLEKLINPAHTTICDFNPWISCGEVMSTWQSSLFGFPNMFIGIVAFAVTTTVAMALLARAAFSRWFWVGLQVGVTLGFVFVVWLWSQALYAIGILCPLCMVVWAMMIPMFVWTTIRNLEHGVIPAPPGLTRALADWGWAIVALLYVGVIASIFFRFLPMFVPSTM; encoded by the coding sequence ATGACCCCCCAGACCAGCGCGAGTCGGCCCAGTGCAGCTTCCCCGGAGGCGCCTGCCGAGGAGCACCGGCCCCATCCGATGTCGCGGACGCGGCCATTCGCCTGGCTGCTGCTCGTCACGAGTGTGGTCGGCTGGCTCGCGTCGGGCGAGCTCGTCCTCGAGAAGCTCGAGAAGCTCATCAACCCCGCCCACACGACGATCTGCGACTTCAACCCGTGGATCTCGTGCGGCGAGGTCATGAGCACGTGGCAGAGCTCGCTGTTCGGGTTCCCCAACATGTTCATCGGCATCGTCGCGTTCGCGGTGACCACCACCGTCGCGATGGCGCTCCTGGCCCGGGCCGCATTCTCCCGCTGGTTCTGGGTCGGGCTCCAGGTGGGAGTCACCCTCGGCTTCGTGTTCGTCGTGTGGCTGTGGAGCCAGGCGCTCTACGCGATCGGTATCCTGTGCCCGCTGTGCATGGTCGTGTGGGCCATGATGATCCCCATGTTCGTGTGGACTACCATCCGCAACCTCGAGCACGGCGTCATCCCGGCACCGCCCGGGCTCACGCGCGCCCTCGCGGACTGGGGATGGGCCATCGTGGCCCTGCTGTACGTCGGAGTCATCGCCTCGATCTTCTTCCGCTTCCTGCCCATGTTCGTCCCCTCCACCATGTAG
- a CDS encoding SDR family oxidoreductase, producing MTSATTPTDRAAHSTPRSAVVTGASTGIGEATVRALAADGWRVYAVARRAERLESLAAETGAIAVPADIAEDDDVARLLAEVTTGGGIDTLVNIAGGARGTDWIAEAKTEDWEWMFRANVLGTMKITRAFLPMLRASGRGTVLNLTSVAALVSYEGGGGYNAAKFAERGMTRALRLEEAEHNVRVIEVLPGLVKTEEFTLMRLGGDAEAAAKVYEGVREPLTAEDVADVVRYAVSVPHHVNLDEIVVRPVAQAAAHKLIRG from the coding sequence ATGACGTCTGCGACCACACCCACTGACCGCGCCGCCCACAGCACGCCCCGCTCCGCCGTCGTGACCGGCGCGAGCACGGGGATCGGGGAGGCGACCGTGCGCGCCCTCGCCGCCGACGGATGGCGCGTGTACGCCGTCGCCCGGCGCGCCGAGCGGCTCGAGTCCCTCGCCGCCGAGACGGGCGCCATCGCGGTCCCCGCGGACATCGCGGAGGACGACGACGTCGCGCGCCTCCTCGCCGAGGTCACCACGGGCGGGGGCATCGACACGCTCGTCAACATCGCCGGCGGGGCCCGCGGCACGGACTGGATCGCCGAGGCGAAGACCGAGGACTGGGAATGGATGTTCCGCGCCAACGTCCTCGGGACCATGAAGATCACCAGGGCGTTCCTGCCGATGCTGCGTGCCAGTGGTCGCGGGACCGTGCTGAACCTCACCTCGGTCGCGGCGCTCGTCTCGTACGAGGGCGGCGGCGGGTACAACGCCGCGAAGTTCGCCGAGCGTGGCATGACCCGGGCGCTCCGCCTCGAGGAGGCCGAGCACAACGTGCGTGTCATCGAGGTGCTGCCCGGCCTCGTGAAGACCGAGGAGTTCACCCTCATGCGGCTCGGCGGCGATGCCGAGGCCGCCGCGAAGGTCTACGAGGGCGTTCGCGAGCCCCTGACCGCTGAAGACGTGGCCGACGTCGTGCGCTACGCCGTGAGCGTGCCGCACCACGTCAATCTCGACGAGATCGTTGTCCGGCCGGTCGCCCAGGCCGCGGCGCACAAGCTCATCCGCGGATAG
- a CDS encoding DUF488 domain-containing protein, translated as MGTVAIRRVYEPSPKGTFRILVDRIWPRGLSKEHAAVDLWLKDAGPSTELRKWFAHDPERFDEFAAKYRAELKDSEAYAELAKAVGEHQPAELVYSAHDTEHNQAVVLASLLNGSRLNGAR; from the coding sequence ATGGGTACTGTGGCGATTCGACGCGTGTACGAGCCGTCTCCGAAGGGCACGTTCCGGATTCTGGTCGACCGGATCTGGCCGCGCGGCCTGAGCAAGGAGCATGCCGCGGTGGACCTGTGGCTCAAGGACGCGGGACCGTCCACCGAGCTGCGGAAGTGGTTTGCCCACGACCCCGAGCGCTTCGACGAGTTCGCCGCGAAGTACCGCGCCGAGCTCAAGGACTCCGAGGCGTATGCCGAGCTTGCCAAGGCGGTCGGCGAGCACCAGCCTGCGGAACTCGTCTACTCCGCCCATGACACAGAGCACAACCAGGCGGTGGTGCTCGCGTCCCTGCTGAATGGGTCGCGGCTGAATGGGGCGCGATAG
- a CDS encoding bifunctional hydroxymethylpyrimidine kinase/phosphomethylpyrimidine kinase: MPRAARIPRVLSIAGSDPSGGAGIQADLKSIAAMGGYGMAAITALTAQNTRGVTAVHTPPAEFLAAQLDAVGGDIEIDAVKIGMLGDAAVIRTVGEWLERTRPPVVVLDPVMIATSGDRLLAEDAEEALAGLLAKADLLTPNLPELAALLKEPVPATWGEALEAGRRLSERTGAAVLVKGGHLEGDDCPDALVDARHGDGPVLAELAGRRVDTPNTHGTGCSLSSALATVQARTGDWPRSLAVVKDWLHGALEASGQLEVGRGHGPVHHFHHAAAAVPLAPGEFADSLWADTDKVRAEIDALPFIAELDGGTLSEAHFAYYLTQDAIYLNGYSRALARVSALAPSEEEQLFWAEGAHACLEVEAELHRTWLSRHPVVAHDAAGSPGAVGSPGRPPGGAGPVTKAYVDHLLAASASGSYAVLTAAVLPCYWIYAEVGASLHSRHTARPDAAAHPYAEWIGTYADERFAAATRRAIAYTDMAGQRASSGEREAMREAFMASSVYEREFFDAPRRFA, from the coding sequence ATGCCCCGCGCAGCCCGGATCCCGCGCGTCCTGAGCATTGCCGGTTCCGATCCCTCGGGAGGGGCCGGCATCCAGGCCGACCTGAAGAGCATCGCGGCGATGGGCGGCTACGGCATGGCCGCCATCACCGCCCTCACCGCGCAGAACACGCGCGGCGTCACGGCGGTGCACACCCCGCCCGCGGAGTTCCTCGCAGCCCAGCTCGACGCCGTCGGCGGCGACATCGAGATCGACGCAGTCAAGATCGGCATGCTCGGCGACGCCGCGGTGATCCGCACGGTCGGTGAGTGGCTCGAGCGGACCCGGCCGCCCGTCGTCGTGCTCGATCCCGTCATGATCGCCACGAGCGGCGACCGGCTCCTGGCCGAGGACGCCGAGGAGGCACTCGCGGGCCTGCTGGCCAAGGCCGACCTCCTCACGCCCAACCTGCCGGAGCTCGCGGCGCTCCTCAAGGAGCCTGTTCCTGCGACGTGGGGGGAGGCGCTCGAGGCGGGCCGCAGGCTCTCCGAGCGCACGGGCGCCGCGGTGCTCGTCAAGGGCGGCCACCTCGAGGGCGACGACTGCCCCGACGCGCTCGTGGACGCACGGCACGGAGACGGCCCGGTGCTCGCCGAGCTCGCGGGCCGTCGCGTCGACACCCCGAACACCCACGGGACCGGCTGCTCGCTCTCATCGGCCCTGGCGACGGTGCAGGCGCGGACGGGGGACTGGCCGCGTTCGCTGGCCGTGGTCAAGGACTGGCTGCACGGCGCGCTCGAGGCCTCGGGCCAGCTCGAGGTGGGCCGAGGCCATGGGCCGGTGCACCACTTCCACCATGCCGCGGCGGCCGTGCCGCTCGCGCCGGGCGAGTTCGCGGACTCGCTGTGGGCAGACACGGACAAGGTGCGGGCCGAGATCGACGCGCTGCCGTTCATCGCCGAGCTCGACGGGGGCACCCTCTCGGAGGCGCATTTCGCCTACTACCTCACTCAGGACGCGATCTACCTCAACGGCTACTCGCGCGCCCTGGCCCGCGTGAGCGCACTCGCCCCGAGCGAGGAAGAGCAGCTCTTCTGGGCCGAGGGGGCACACGCATGCCTCGAGGTCGAGGCCGAACTGCACCGGACGTGGCTCTCCCGGCACCCGGTCGTGGCGCACGACGCCGCGGGCTCGCCCGGCGCCGTCGGCTCGCCCGGGCGGCCTCCCGGCGGAGCGGGGCCCGTGACGAAGGCTTATGTGGACCACCTCCTCGCGGCGTCGGCATCCGGCAGCTACGCGGTCCTCACCGCGGCCGTGCTGCCCTGCTACTGGATCTACGCGGAGGTCGGCGCCTCGCTGCACTCCCGCCACACGGCCCGCCCCGACGCGGCCGCCCACCCCTACGCGGAGTGGATCGGCACATATGCCGACGAGCGGTTTGCCGCGGCGACCCGCCGGGCCATCGCGTACACGGATATGGCCGGACAGCGGGCGTCCTCGGGCGAGCGCGAGGCGATGCGCGAGGCCTTCATGGCCTCGTCGGTCTACGAGCGCGAGTTCTTCGACGCGCCGCGCCGCTTCGCGTGA
- the ndk gene encoding nucleoside-diphosphate kinase: MTTERTLVLVKPDGVSRGLTGAILARVEAKGYRLAALEQLTPSRDLLAKHYAEHEGKPFYEPLLEFMASGPVVAAIFEGERVIEGFRSLAGTTDPTTAAPGTIRGDYGRDWGLKVQQNLVHGADSTESAEREIAIWFPA, encoded by the coding sequence GTGACCACTGAACGCACCCTCGTCCTCGTCAAGCCGGACGGCGTCTCCCGCGGCCTCACCGGGGCGATCCTCGCCCGCGTCGAGGCCAAGGGCTACCGCCTCGCCGCCTTGGAGCAGCTGACGCCGAGCCGCGACCTCCTCGCCAAGCACTACGCCGAGCACGAGGGCAAGCCCTTCTACGAGCCGCTCCTCGAGTTCATGGCGAGCGGGCCCGTGGTCGCGGCGATCTTCGAGGGAGAGCGGGTCATCGAGGGCTTCCGTTCCCTCGCGGGCACCACGGACCCGACCACGGCCGCCCCGGGCACCATCCGGGGCGACTACGGCCGCGACTGGGGCCTGAAGGTCCAGCAGAACCTCGTCCACGGCGCGGACTCGACCGAGTCGGCGGAGCGGGAGATCGCGATCTGGTTCCCCGCCTGA